A stretch of Paludisphaera borealis DNA encodes these proteins:
- a CDS encoding NAD-dependent epimerase/dehydratase family protein, which translates to MNQDVIRDVEDLENRLSTPTEGVLETMARLEGDLIVLGVAGKMGPTLARMARRAADVVGGGRRVIGVARFTDAASEERLQAHGVETIRCDLLDEDGLSRLPDAPNVVYMAGRKFGTTGQEAVTWALNAYLPGPVCRRFRDSRIAAFSTGNVYGLVPVASPSRESDAPAPAGEYAMSCLGRERMFEHFSRTLSIPSALIRLNYATEMRYGVLVDIAQKVRDGLPIDLSVGSFNVIWQGDANANALQTFDHLATPPWLINVTGPEILNVRETAETFGRLFGRSVAFTGAETEQALLSDSGQAFRLFGRPQISADQMIRWIADWLARGGPTLGKPTHFEASDGKF; encoded by the coding sequence ATGAATCAGGACGTGATTCGCGACGTCGAGGACCTCGAAAACCGATTGAGCACGCCGACGGAAGGGGTGCTGGAGACGATGGCCCGCCTCGAAGGGGACCTGATCGTCCTGGGCGTGGCGGGCAAGATGGGGCCGACCCTCGCCCGCATGGCCCGCCGAGCCGCGGACGTGGTCGGCGGCGGCCGTCGCGTGATCGGCGTCGCGCGGTTCACCGACGCGGCCTCGGAAGAACGCTTGCAAGCGCACGGCGTCGAGACCATTCGATGCGACTTGCTCGATGAGGACGGGCTGTCGCGGCTGCCCGACGCCCCCAACGTCGTCTACATGGCGGGCCGGAAGTTCGGCACCACGGGCCAGGAAGCGGTCACCTGGGCGCTGAACGCCTACTTGCCCGGACCGGTCTGCCGGCGGTTTCGAGACAGCCGGATCGCGGCCTTCTCGACCGGCAACGTCTACGGACTCGTCCCCGTCGCGAGCCCTTCGCGCGAGTCCGACGCCCCGGCGCCGGCCGGCGAGTACGCGATGAGCTGCCTGGGACGCGAGCGGATGTTCGAGCACTTCAGCCGGACGCTGTCGATCCCCTCGGCCCTGATCCGCCTGAATTACGCGACGGAGATGCGGTACGGCGTGCTCGTCGACATCGCGCAGAAGGTCCGCGACGGCCTGCCGATCGACCTGTCCGTCGGCTCGTTCAACGTCATCTGGCAGGGTGACGCGAACGCGAACGCCTTGCAGACGTTCGACCACCTCGCGACGCCCCCCTGGTTGATCAACGTCACCGGCCCTGAAATCCTGAACGTCCGCGAGACCGCCGAGACGTTCGGCCGACTGTTCGGCCGATCGGTGGCGTTCACGGGCGCGGAAACAGAGCAGGCGCTGTTGAGCGACTCCGGCCAGGCGTTCCGACTCTTCGGCCGACCGCAGATCAGCGCCGACCAGATGATTCGATGGATCGCCGACTGGCTCGCGCGCGGCGGCCCGACGCTCGGCAAGCCGACCCACTTCGAGGCGAGCGACGGGAAGTTCTGA
- a CDS encoding SPFH domain-containing protein translates to MREIPIIPKPGLGMLAGLLGGIAFGGLLVLTGAGAASPILILLGIPLSVICFFLLIGLFTVSPNEAKVLQLFGNYQGTVREPGLRWVNPFFTKRGISLRVRNFESERLKVNDLAGNPIEIAAVVVWRVVDTAEALFHVDDYNNFVHVQSESALRNMATSYPYDPHVEGEIALRSHTPEIAEHLKTEIQDRLEQAGVQVMEARISHLAYAPEIAHAMLQRQQASAVIAARQKIVEGAVGMVEMALERLSHQKIVDLDNDKKAALVGNLLVVLCSDRGTQPIVNAGK, encoded by the coding sequence ATGCGGGAGATCCCCATCATCCCGAAGCCGGGGCTGGGGATGCTGGCCGGGCTGCTGGGCGGGATAGCGTTTGGCGGGTTGTTGGTTCTGACCGGCGCCGGCGCGGCGAGCCCGATCCTGATCTTGCTGGGCATTCCGCTGTCCGTCATCTGCTTCTTCTTACTGATCGGCCTGTTCACGGTCAGCCCGAACGAGGCGAAGGTGCTTCAGCTTTTCGGCAACTATCAGGGGACGGTCCGCGAGCCGGGGTTGCGGTGGGTCAACCCGTTCTTCACCAAGCGGGGGATCTCGCTGCGGGTGCGGAACTTCGAGAGCGAGCGGCTGAAGGTCAACGACCTCGCGGGCAACCCGATCGAGATCGCCGCCGTGGTGGTCTGGCGGGTCGTCGACACCGCCGAGGCGCTTTTCCACGTCGACGACTACAACAACTTCGTCCACGTCCAGAGCGAGTCGGCCCTGCGGAACATGGCGACCAGCTACCCCTACGACCCCCACGTCGAGGGCGAGATCGCGCTGCGGAGCCACACGCCCGAGATCGCCGAGCACCTCAAAACCGAGATCCAGGACCGCCTCGAACAGGCGGGGGTCCAGGTCATGGAAGCCCGGATCAGCCACCTGGCCTACGCCCCGGAGATCGCCCACGCGATGCTCCAGCGCCAGCAAGCCAGCGCCGTGATCGCCGCCCGCCAGAAGATCGTCGAGGGCGCCGTCGGCATGGTCGAAATGGCCCTCGAGCGGCTCTCCCACCAGAAGATCGTCGATCTCGACAACGACAAGAAAGCCGCCCTGGTCGGCAACCTCCTGGTCGTCCTCTGCTCCGATCGCGGCACCCAGCCCATCGTGAACGCGGGCAAGTGA
- a CDS encoding GNAT family N-acetyltransferase, with protein MVNIRPMTADDVADAMRLKAEAGWNQVAADWERFLALDRDGCFVAESQGRVVGSVTSCRFGPVAWIAMVLVEKARRGAGIGRSLLVHALEHLEAAGARSIRLDATSMGRPLYESLGFRVDFHLDRYSGIVETVEAEGTSRPARPADLDGIAALDRIATGTDRRILVDRLLRDNPLESLVAVPIRGFALWRPGSSADQIGPCIAEPDAGQALLNDVGRRLAGRRVIVDIPTSNVDAVAWAERAGLKPSREFWRMTRGEPVVEDLSRLWASSGPEMG; from the coding sequence ATGGTCAACATCCGACCCATGACGGCCGACGACGTCGCGGACGCCATGCGATTGAAGGCCGAGGCGGGGTGGAACCAGGTCGCCGCCGATTGGGAGCGGTTCCTGGCCCTTGATCGCGACGGCTGTTTCGTCGCCGAGAGCCAGGGGCGGGTCGTCGGGTCGGTCACGTCGTGCCGCTTCGGCCCGGTCGCCTGGATCGCGATGGTGCTGGTGGAGAAGGCCCGGCGCGGGGCGGGGATCGGCCGGAGCCTGCTGGTCCACGCCCTGGAGCACCTCGAAGCCGCCGGCGCGCGGTCGATCCGGCTCGATGCGACGTCAATGGGACGGCCGCTGTATGAGTCGCTCGGCTTTCGCGTCGATTTCCATCTCGATCGCTACTCAGGAATCGTTGAGACCGTCGAGGCCGAGGGGACGTCGCGCCCCGCGCGGCCGGCGGACCTGGACGGGATCGCGGCCCTCGATCGGATCGCGACCGGGACCGACCGGCGGATTCTGGTCGATCGACTGTTGCGCGACAATCCCTTAGAATCCCTCGTAGCGGTGCCGATTCGCGGCTTCGCGCTGTGGAGGCCGGGCTCGTCGGCCGATCAGATCGGGCCTTGCATCGCCGAGCCCGACGCCGGCCAGGCGCTGCTGAACGACGTGGGCCGGCGACTGGCCGGGCGTCGCGTGATCGTCGATATCCCGACCAGCAACGTCGACGCCGTCGCCTGGGCCGAGCGGGCGGGCCTCAAGCCGAGCCGGGAGTTCTGGCGGATGACGCGCGGCGAGCCGGTCGTTGAAGACCTGTCCCGCCTCTGGGCGAGCTCGGGTCCGGAGATGGGTTGA
- a CDS encoding DUF1559 domain-containing protein: protein MRNTKRGFTLIELLVVIAIIAVLIALLLPAVQSAREAARRAQCVNNLKQLGLSLHNYLSSTGAFPPGIVTTADGDAPGELGTWTVWSPQAMLLPYVEQGPLYNAANFSWACCFDGPYADAVNSTVYLTRIAGFLCPSDGNAGVEQINSYLGSLGSSTRSTPADGLTNGVFQVYDANLRTVSVRIAQLTDGTSNTIAFSEALVGDFGKKNNYAGNGMTGVAHWDGKADFLDPATNVPAVMQALQDCNTFWNGTAIIACPGGNCNKSGLKQYGGQLWALGERGYTLFNTVVPPSSTQYPWRICGRTCLNCSPEESNFLNANSNHPGGANFAFADGSVKFLKSSISMQTYWALGSRNGGEVISSDQY from the coding sequence ATGAGGAACACGAAGCGAGGTTTCACGCTGATCGAACTTCTCGTGGTGATTGCGATCATCGCGGTGCTGATCGCGCTGCTGCTGCCGGCGGTCCAATCGGCGCGCGAGGCGGCCAGGCGGGCGCAATGCGTCAACAACCTGAAGCAGTTGGGCCTGTCGCTGCACAATTACCTGTCCTCGACGGGGGCGTTCCCGCCGGGAATCGTCACGACCGCCGACGGCGACGCGCCGGGGGAGCTAGGCACCTGGACGGTCTGGAGTCCGCAGGCGATGCTGCTCCCCTACGTGGAGCAGGGCCCGCTGTACAACGCGGCCAACTTCAGTTGGGCCTGCTGTTTCGACGGGCCGTACGCCGACGCGGTCAACTCGACGGTCTACCTGACCCGCATCGCGGGATTCCTCTGCCCGTCGGACGGCAACGCCGGCGTCGAGCAGATCAACAGCTACCTGGGCAGCCTCGGCTCCTCGACCCGCTCGACGCCGGCCGACGGGCTGACTAACGGCGTCTTCCAGGTGTACGACGCCAACCTGCGCACCGTGTCGGTCAGGATCGCGCAGTTGACCGACGGCACGTCGAACACCATCGCGTTCAGCGAGGCGCTCGTGGGCGACTTCGGCAAGAAGAACAACTACGCGGGCAACGGGATGACGGGGGTCGCCCACTGGGACGGCAAGGCCGACTTCCTCGACCCGGCGACCAACGTCCCCGCCGTGATGCAGGCTCTCCAGGACTGCAACACCTTCTGGAACGGGACCGCGATCATCGCCTGCCCCGGCGGCAACTGCAACAAGAGCGGCCTGAAGCAGTACGGCGGCCAGCTCTGGGCGCTGGGCGAACGGGGCTACACCCTGTTCAACACGGTGGTCCCCCCCAGCTCGACCCAGTACCCCTGGCGAATCTGCGGCCGGACCTGCTTGAACTGCTCCCCGGAAGAGTCCAACTTCCTGAACGCCAACAGCAACCATCCCGGAGGGGCGAACTTCGCCTTCGCCGACGGCAGCGTGAAGTTCCTCAAATCCAGCATCAGCATGCAGACGTACTGGGCGCTGGGCAGCCGCAACGGCGGCGAGGTGATCAGCTCCGATCAGTACTGA